The genomic stretch TATTTAGtctatttttattatattaaaaaGTCTAAGCTAGCCTTTTTATTAAATAGGTCTGACCTTAAATAGACCAAACTATAGGCCCGTGTAGGTCGACCTGACCTATTTCCATCCCTACTTCTCGCTACTTCACCATCCACTATTGTCGGTAGGCCGACTAGACTCTGCCAGATCGTGTCTCTATGCCACCATAGAGTCGTCTATTTCACGATTGTAGCCACCCCACTAATTCCAGGGGGTTAAGCCTCATATGACCGTCAAAAAATATGGTAGtattgaaatatatatatatatatatatatatatatatatatatatatatatatatatatattttttttttttctttttctttttctcacTTGAGGTTTTGTGACATATTACAACAATTATTCACATTTACTTTAAATCAATGATGATGCCAATTTAGCCACCAACCACCTTGTTCCTCTCTCCAAAGCTTGAACCACTCTTGACCAAATTTAATCAAGTCCAAGCAATACTTGAACCTTGATCCTGACAATGATTTGATGAGCATATTTGTTGCATTTTCTTCTAAGGGAACTTTTTGAACTTGAGTTTCCTCTAACTCTATCATGTCCCTTGTAAAGTGCAAGCATATGTAAATGTATTTTGTCCTTTCATGATAAACTCGATGACGAACCATGTGAATGACAATTAAACTATCACAATTTATTTCACACATTCTTAAGTTACCCCTAATTCCTGAATCATGTATTTCTCCATAAGTAGTAGATAATGCAATTACTTATTATTATTTGACCTTCCACTTTATAATTGTTCCAACAACGTAAACACAAAACTTGATAGGAATTTTTTGATGTCCACATTACATGTATAGTTTAAAGATACAAACTCCTCCAAAGTGTCTTCCTCTTAAGTTGATTTTGTGTACTTTAAATCACCATTTAGATAACCATTCAAATACCATACCATCCACTTCAAAACTTTCTAATGAACCTGGCCATGATTTGCTATAAATCGTCTTATTATTCTGAATGGATATGCTAAGTATGATACACTATAAACCATACCATACATAATGCTTCAAACCTCACATGCATAGAGAGTACTCTCCATTGTATTTGTCTCTTCCTAGGTTTATGGGAATTACTTAACTGAAAGATTCATGTGGTTAATCAAAGAATAATTTAAGGTTTTAGCATCTTGCATTTTAAATCGCTCCACCACTTTTTTCATGTGGCTAGATTGAGATAAATCAATTCACTCTTCTTGAAAATTTTCATGATATCACGATTCTTTTTAGCTTCACCAAAATCTTTCATCTCAAATTTACCCATTCAACACCTCATTCAACTTAGCCATCTATATCTTGATAGAGTTTGCCATCAAAAAATATCATTAACATGCATAAGGAGGTAGATAATGACTTTCTCATTTCTTTTCAATATGTATACACATATGTGATAATTACTTATGACAACCATATTTAACAAGAGTTTCATCAAACCGACGATACATTTACCTTGATTGATCTTTGTTTCAACGTGTACAAAGATTTCTTCAATAAACATAGAATAACCTTATATTCTAtaaatcctttaggttgttccatGTAGATTGTCTCTTCAAGGTCTACGTGCAAGAAAATTTCTTTGCATTCATCTGTTTAAACTTAAGATTATATTGATTTACAATTTCCATAAATATCTCTATAGAACAATATTTTACCACATGTGAAAATATTCCATTCTAATAAATCTCCTCCACTTGAGAAAAAATCTTTGCTATAAGTCTTTCCTTAAACATTGGTTCTTGAACTCTTATAATACATTCTTTTTTATTGAAGATCCACTTGCATCTACCCACCATTTGTTTCTTAGGTAGTCTCATCAATATTGAATCATCTCATCATTTACTGTCATTAACCATCTTTAACTATCTTTATTTTGAATGCTTTTATGAAGGTCTCTGGTTCTAAGTCTTACAACCCTTTAACCACATTCATAGCATATAAAATAAGATCATCATATTTGTACCTTTGAGATAATATAGTCTTTCTCTTATCTCTATCACGAGCTAATTGACAAATAGGAGACAAAATATATTATCCTTTAATAATATTAGAAATGGGGTCTCAACAACCTCACCATCTATAATCTCACTAATAAAAATTTCCACCTTAATTTAAATTTCTTTCATCCTAATTTTCTATTTTGCATTTTATTCTCATACGAATCTCATAAAAGAATCCCTTGTTTGATCTACTCTAACATTAATTTAAATCAATATATTAAATTTATACAATACAATTCATTTCATTACAATTTTACAATATAACTAAATTTAGCACAAGTATTTAACTAATATTCTCAAAAGTAATATTTTTGTCCTCACTCACTCCCACACGAGTGTTAAGAAAAGGAAACATGTCCattttataaattttaatataACAACATCTTAACAATAATAATAGTATGATAAGGAGAAAAACAATAGAAGTAATAATATtatcaataataatatttgtgaAAAGAGTTTTGAGAGAAAAAAGTATATGCTATTTATGCATAGGATATCTCCAGTAAAAGAGAGTATAATCTCTATCTCTCCTAAGAAATATGCTTTTAATAATTGGACATTCTCAAAAACAGTAGAGAAAAGAAAAAGTAAGAGAGAGATATAAACGCCATCGCTGCTCTATAAATAGCTCATAGGTAACTACACTTGCTTCCATTTAACACACTGATAACTCGCTGACACCAACTCAGTGTTTGTATCAACATTATTCTCACCAACACTGAGTCGAGTTACTGTTGTTCTTTTAGTAGGGTTTTTCTTTATCCTTTTTTCACAACGGAAAACGATTTCTGTTATAGAGAGAGAAACTTAAGAGAGTTAGAGAGATAGAGAGAGTTAATTCATTATTCATGGATGCGCACGCTGTGCATTTGGCTATGGCGGCACTCGTCGGAGCCTCCATCGTAGCTGTATCGGCGTACTACATGCACCGCAAGACGCTGACGCAGCTACTGGAGTTCGCGCGTACGGTTGAGCCGGAAGGAGTTTCCGACGACGGCGATTCGCCGGTGCATTCGAAGAGGAGGCGTGGGGGTTCTAAGAGGAGAGGGAACGGAGGTTATCGCCGAGGCTCGGGTTCGTTGCCGGATGTTACGGCGATTTCTGGTGGACTTGACGGAAATGGACTCATGCACGTTGAAGGGATTCCGGCAGGATTGCCTCGATTGCACACACTCCGTGATGGTATTTTATTCACTTGAGAATTTTTAGATGATATGGAGTTTTTTTTGTTGTTGAAAATTTCTGATGATGTTGAATTATGTGACTGATTATTTTAGTTGAGCTATAATTTGGCAATTTCTTGGTGTTTACTTGGTTCAGTAGTGTGTTAACCTCTTTTGGATTGATGTATGTAGCTTCGATTGTGTTATAAATTCGTTTGTGTATAAAGTAGATACTTTTTTTTAGATAAAGGAATGTGACTTTTCTTCATTTTACAAGTGGTTTTCGGTAACAGTTCCAATCATGTTTGTGATAGCTGTTGATGTTGTGGAGAATCACTATCAAATAAGGTTGATTTGGGCCTCAATCTGCAGCATCAGAACCGTTATGTTGCAGCCAGATGGCTGTCACCGACTTTTATCTGTAACCCTGCATTATAGTGTTATTGGGGGCATTTGGTTTGAAGTCAATTTCCAATGAATTGCAAAGGAATTATTACTCCATTGATGGTGTTTCCCCCCTTCATACACGTTCCCCACACATTTTTTTACAGAACTAGTAGTCTAGTACATATGTTTTACCAATAAGTATTGTCCGAAAGGTTTTCATGATAGAGGAGAAGATTATAAACACTGGTCTGATTTCATGTATATTTCATTGATCAAGATAAGTTTACCTGCAAAGAAAAGAAAGAATCAGTAGTGATGATGTTTTCTGTTTGTAGACGGTCTCCATAACAATTTAGAAATCTAAATTTTACAGACCTGTTTTTCTTTACATATTTTTACCACCAACAATTGTAGAAACCATTTAAGAAATTGTTCATGTAGTTAAGTAATGGGATTATTTTTAATTCGTTTATTGTTTCATATGGATTGTTGGAGCTAGAGTGATGGTTAATTGTAAGTGTAGCTTGTAGATACATCTTCTCTACCTCTCTGGTTTTGTTACAGACATATTATGATTTAGAATCTGAACAACAAATTGCTCACTAAAAATGTACAAAAGTGTTAGGCCCAGCAGGCCCTATGGAGAGTAAGATAGAAATTACGTAGTAACTTTGACAAAAACGGATGTTTGAGAAAAAAGTAGAAGCGAATAAACTGAAACATCAGAATAATGAGAAAACTGAAAAAGTTTATTCTAGTTCAATAATTGCTCTTGGTGGATCAATCTTCCTGGACCACATTCTTCTGCCAACCCAGATGGAATTCAACTATACTGCCATTTGGGAGAACTTTGTTTTCTTTAAGCTTTGTTAATTGTTACTAATATGCTCCAGTGTCCATAGAAGTTAAATATACTTCTGATTCCTTCATTTTTTAACTGTGAAGAAGCTAGGATAGAATTGTAGTAGAGTAGCATCAACTTATGGCTTTTGAGGAAAAGGGTGGGGGAAGGATTGAAAAACAGTTGTGTTAGATTACTGCTGCTTTTGCCTTATAGTGCACATCTTTCCTCATACAACACCTTCGTAAATGCATGAGCTGTCTAACCGCAAGTGTTAATCTCAGTACTTTTATCTTACAGGAAAATCTGCAAATACTGGTTCatttaagaaaaatattttaagaCCAACTTCTCCCAAGTCTCCTGCTGCAAGTGCCAGTGCCTTTGAAAGTGTAGAGGGATCAGATGATGAAGACGATTTGACAGATGGAGCCAAACTGGATGCGACATATCTGCACACAAATGGAAATGCAGTAAGTTGTAATGCCCTGTCAAATGACGTTTACCATTCATTTGATATTCTATATATAAAGAAAGCTTACTCTTCAGATGATAAGTAATTGTCCCAATCATTCTTTCTCCCATCTTTTTTAATACTTCCTCTCCTCTAGGCTTGCAATTTTAGCATTTTTGCCGTTAATATTTAGCCATGCATCGATCATCACATAATGCAATTTTCTCTAGTCGCTTCTGATATTGAATTTGAAATCATCCGTGTGCAGAGTGGAGAAGGGAAAAATCCATATGAGACTATGTCTAATCATGTCAATACAAATGGAGAGCAGATGGCAATCACTGCTTCAAGTATGATCCGTTCTCACAGTATTTCTGGTGATCTACATGGTGTGCAGCCTGATCCAATAGCAGCTGACATTCTGAGGAAAGAGCCAGAGCAAGAAATTTTTGCTCGATTGAGAATTACTCCTATGGGTATGAACTGTCTGATATTGGTCATTCTCTGAATGCAAATATATTTCTCGGAATGGTTTTCTCATGGCATGCATGAAATCTACTTCCTCCAAACAATATTTTTTGTGTGCTGAAAACAGTTGCAATTCTAGAAAATCTTTTAGCAAACACTGATTTTGATTTTTCTGTTTAGAGGCTCCATCACCTGATGAAGTTGAATCCTATGTGATTCTTCAAGAATGCCTTGAAATGAGGAAAATATATGTTTTTCAAGATGCAGTTGCTCCATGGGAGAAAGAAGTTATATCTGACCCCTGTACTCCAAAACCTAACCTAGATCCCTTCATTTACACACCTGAAGCAAAGTCTGATGTGAGTTATgttatttatttctttttataTTTTCCACCTGATAAAAGTTGGACCTCCTCATTTTATTTTTCCTGTAATTAAACAAGTATTTTCTCTGTTGTGCCACAGCATTTCTTTGAAATGCAGGATGGAGTTATTCATGTATATCCAAATAGAAACTGTAAGTTAATGAGGAACTAGTTTGTAAGTTTTGAGGTTATCGCTGTAGCTGGATTTCATATGCATGCTTGCCTATTACTTGCAGCCAAAGAAGAGCTTTTTCCTGTTGCCGATGCAACTACATTTTTCACTGACCTTCATCAGATACTTAGAGTTATAGCAGCTGGGAATATCAGAACTTTATGCCACCACAGGCTTAATCTTCTAGAACAAGTAAATACATGTCTAAACTACTGAATATAAGAAATATTCTGCTGCTTATGTTTGTGTTCGAGTTACAGATAAGAACTTGTGTGTGTATTCAGAAATTCAATCTTCATTTGATGCTCAATGCGGATAGGGAATTTCTCGCCCAGAAAAGTGCCCCACATCGAGACTTCTATAATGTTAGAAAAGTGGATACACATGTCCACCACTCAGCATGCATGAATCAGAAACATCTTTTGAGATTCATAAAGTCAAAGCTGAGGAAAGAGCCTGATGAGGTGATTGAATAAAATTCTTTGTCCCTGCGCTGTACCATTACTTTGCAGTAACCTTTTCATTATTTTTTCTTGGACGTCGACAATGGACCGTAAGAAGGAAAGAAATCACAAATCACTTGTTTTTTAAGACATATATTACATGTATGTGCAAAATGATCGCATTCTGTCAGTAAAACTAAATGCTAAAATAAATATCACCGGCATTGAGTTATATCTTAGGAAGTGACATGAATTGAATACTAATGTTCATTTTAACATTCTTCAGGTTGTAATATTTCGAGATGGAACATATCTGACGTTGAAAGAGGTTTTTGAGAGTCTAGATTTAACTGGGTAATGGACTTCTATAATTTAAATTGTTGCTATAATTGTGCTGGAAATAAATTTCATAATTAAtatttttcaaacttcttttaaCAGATATGATCTCAATGTTGACCTTTTGGACGTTCACGCTGACAAAAGTACATTTCATCGCTTTGACAAGTTCAATCTTAAATACAATCCTTGTGGTCAAAGTAGGCTCAGGGAGATATTTTTGAAGCAGGACAACCTCATTCAAGGTATTTTGTTTAAGTACGACACATTTGAGTCATTACAAACATGTGCTTGCTTTTAACCACAGCCGTTGTGGCACAAATAAGGCAGAGGGTAAGTTCTACTTCAAAGTCTCAAATAAGGTTTTTTTGTTACAAGTTAAAATTCAAGAGACATGAATTATATATATGAAAACGCCATGACCTTTGAAACTAATCAACATGACTCCTTTCAATCACCAAACCTTGTATATTTTATGTACATACACGAGTGGGTCAATGTGCATTGgtatttcaaaaaaaaattattccaGGGGAATAATTGCCCTAGTTTTTAAAAGCTTTCTCAGAAAGATGTTGATCTATGATGCACATACCCGATATGCTGCTCTTTTAAAAATATAGGGTCTGATATATTTTTGGTACCTATACAAAAAAAATCACAGtataataaatataatattgtAGTTCAGTGATGATGATCGAAAATCTGATGAAAGTTTGAATATGGGTGGTGGAATGGTGAACTGATAAGTTGCATTTCTTGCAATTAATATGTAATTGGAAAATGGGGATATATAGTTGAATAAGTGAAGTGGCTATTATAAATTGTGTATGATGCAATTAGTAAGTGAGAGATTCAGCATTCAACATAAATATCTGAGATGCAAAGAGTCATGAAgaataaaagtcaaacttgttgACAGTATGCTAGGAGCCTGTCAAATTATCAATGGTGTATCAAGAGAGTGTTGGAATTTGTTTTATGTTTCGTACAATCCAAACTTGGGAGGCATCTTGGGTTGCATTATATTTGTAGACAATCACCATTTTCTATCTATTATAAAACAGTGTATGCTATTATAAAATGTATTAGTACTCATTTTGAAGATTATTGTTTCTGAGTTATGTTAATTTCTTCAATTTTGGAACATTTTTCCTCAAATTGACTAGGTCGATTCCTTGGTGAGCTCACAAAGCAAGTGATTTCTGATCTTGAAGCCAGTAAATATCAGGTGCTTTACCGAATCACTATAATATTTTTTAACTATTCAGAAAATATGAAGTTCTAATAGAACTCTTTTTTTCCCCCTCTTTTTCTGTCACGATCTTCTGTATGTGTGCTTCTCAGTTTCTTCATGATCACTATATAATATTCTACTTGAGTTAATGCCTCTAACTCGTCTGTGGTTGTGCCATAAGCATGCATTCTTTATTTAAATTTCATTTAAGGAAGGTGAACGTATAACTTAATTTGTATGTGTGCTTCTCAGCTTCTGACATTAACCGTATACACACGGACTAGTTTATTGTTGCTATTTTGCTTGAGTTAATGCCTCAAACTTGTCTGTGGTTGTGCTATAAGCATGCATTCTTTATTTAAATCCCATTTAAGGATTGTGATCGTATAACTTCATTTGTGGGTgtccatttatttttaaacacACTTTTTGTTAAATTGCATTACAAAGATATCTACTGAAATTTCCTTTTTTCTTCAGTTGTTACTGGCAATACCTTTCTCTAGCCTCAGCATTTGTGCTTACAACACTTGTTAGAACATTCTCTGGATAGACTCCGAAACATTTCAAACTGTTTTTAGGTTTATATTTGTAACCATCTTTTATTCATCCTTTTTAACCTTTGAGAAGTAAGTCGTAGCCAGATAAGGCATTTTTTCCTTTAAAGGAATAGAATTTGGCATTAATTTCTGTTTTATCTATAAATGATTTCCCACTTCCCTTCCTAATGTTAAAAGTTTTGTTTTTTGTGAGTATATGTTACTATATATTGATTTATATTTTTGTATGCTTATTTCCTCTAGATTATTTACTCACGTATTTCTGTACCAAATCCATTCACAGATGGCTGAATATAGACTATCAATATATGGTAGGAAGCAAAGTGAGTGGGACCAACTAGCCAGTTGGATAGTGAATAACGAACTGTACAGTGAGAATGTTGTTTGGTTGATTCAGGTATTGTCCAATTATTTACTTGAATCACTGATTAGTTTTATTTGTTAAAATGCTATAATAGATTTATTGTTAATTGCACACTTGCATAATTCAGTAATCTCTACAGTTCTTACTTCCACAGTTTTCAGTTCCATATTATAATGGTGCATGTCTGTTCCCATTTTTAGTTTAATATTTCAAGGTTAAACATTATTCCTAGTCTATAAATCATTCTTTTGATGATTCTCATAGGAGTGTAAGTAACTAGTAGTATTTCAGGAACATTGTCATTTAGGGTTTAGTCCATTCATGAGATTTTATTCCTTTGTCAATTGATGCTAGTTCATATAAAATCTGTCTTGCAGCTTCCAAGATTGTATAATGTATACAAAGACATGGGAATTGTGACCTCATTCCAGAACATGCTTGACAATATCTTCATTCCACTTTTTGAGGTTACCGTTGACCCTAATTCACATCCTCAGCTGCATGTCTTCTTGAAACAGGTCTGGTATTTAACTACATCCTTTAGTGTTGTTTATTTTTTCAGTTAAAcatccattttattttcttagAATATACAATTGTCAGCAGTTTGGTTCCACAAAATTACAAATTTTTTGAAATGATCCATCATTTTTTTTTGACATCAAATTAATCCTCTGATTGGGATCAGTTTTGATATTATGATGCAAAAGATTGAAAATGAAGGAGAATTTTGTTATATTTTTAAGGATATAGTGTTGAATCTATTGTTTATATTGTACGAGTTCTGCTTTTATGGATTGTACGAGTGTTGACTGCTGATTGTAGAACTGTTATATCATCTATACTTATTAAGTATCTAAAGGAGTGCAAATGACTATTACTATGCATTGCATAAACTTATTTTTGCTTTAGCCGGATCAATTATTGTCATCTAGTAGTGCCATATAGTATTAACTACCTAGCTGTTATTGTTTTCTTTTATAAGGTTGTTGGGTTGGATTTGGTGGATGATGAAAGCAAACCTGAAAGACGACCAACAAAACACATGCCTACGCCTGCTCAGTGGACTAATGTATTCAATCCAGCATATTCATACTATGTTTATTACTGTTACGCGAATCTGTACACCTTAAACAAGGTATGCAATTTTTCAATAGCATGGCTCTAAATTGCTGCCAGAGTTTTGGGTGCTTAGTATCTGTAATAATGTATTCTAAGTAATTGCTTAAGCTGCACTTGCAATTGTAGTAATTTGTATCTTACTGTCAATTGTCTATGCTTTTTTTGAGTATATTACTCTGCCCTCCCTTCTTATGTCAAAATATACGCCCTCTCCCCTCTTAGGCAAAACATATAAAACATATAAGAGAAAGTTACACTCCCCTCTATCGAGAGAAGCTATACATTCCCATCCCCTCTTATGTTAAAATCTACCTTCTCTCCCTTAATAGTTTCCCCCCCTAATAGTCTAGAGACAAAAGTATAACACACAGTGCAGAGAAAAAGGGTATTGGCGGCTCATTTTATTAGTCAAAAgtttaatgcatatttttatttatttttgatacAATATATCATTAACATATAGTTTTAAATCCTGTTATAAATTAAGGCTATTTTGAAAATGAATTTGTaatataaattattaaattaataataaaatattcAAATTTAACTATCATTGACATTGCatttaaagaaaaaaattattttttaaaaatgatgactcaaaatTAGTAGATATCATATAAGCATTTATTTATGGTAAAATAGATTAAAGTGTACCAATACATATTTAATTTTTAAGGTAGAGGACTGTAGTTCAATGATCTCTTAGGAGAGGGGAGTATAATTTACTCTAGATTGTTACTTCTCAAGGGAGTGGAGTGTAATTTATTCAATTTTTTTCCTGCTGTGACCATGAAGTCATAAACTACCCTTAACTATGTATTTCAAGATTTTATGGCTCTAACTTCATGAATATTTGATATTTTTGACTTTGTTGACACACTTAACTTATCCTAATATGAATATTTCTCAGCTCCGTGAATCAAAGGGAATGACTACAATCAAATTTCGTCCTCATTCTGGAGAGGTATATACATTGGAGTATATTTTGTGTTAATTAATTGTGGTTTGGTAACCTGATGATGTTGACTTTAGGCTGGTGATATTGACCACCTTGCCGCTACCTTCCTTACTGCTCATAACATTGCACATGGAATTAACTTGAGAAAGTCGCCCGTGCTTCAATATTTATATTATTTGGCCCAGGTATGGCTCTTCTATTAATTTATTATTACTTGGTTATGATAAGTGCAACAGCTACTTATTTTTAGTTGAATACTTTTTTTTACAGATTGGACTGGCAATGTCTCCTCTGAGCAATAACTCTCTATTTTTAGACTACCATCGAAATCCTCTTCCCCTGTTCTTCTTACGGGGTTTGAATGTATCACTTTCAACTGATGATCCACTCCAAATTCATTTAACAAAGGAACCGTTGGTTGAAGAGTACAGTATAGCTGCTTCTGTAAGACCTCTTTCTCTGTGCCTGTGAATGTGTACTCTATTAAAAGAAAATGCTTACATTTTATATTTATTATAGGTGTGGAAGTTGAGCTCATGTGATTTATGTGAGATTGCCCGTAATTCGGTCTATCAATCAGGTTTCTCGCATGCTTTAAAGGTACATTTCTTATTCTGACTCGTCTGAGAATGAAATCCTTCTGCCCCCAAGGCATTCTTTGTGTTGCATTCTTACATGTATTCAGGGAAATCCAGAGTTGTCTTAGACGGGCATAACCTTGTGCATAATATCAATATTTAATGTTATAATTATCGATATTAGAACACATTTGTGGAAACCATAATCACTTTTAGGCAACTGCCGGGACGTAGCATTGACCCTTCCTTTGCCTGATCATATGCTCTGGGATTTGGGTTC from Lathyrus oleraceus cultivar Zhongwan6 chromosome 7, CAAS_Psat_ZW6_1.0, whole genome shotgun sequence encodes the following:
- the LOC127101027 gene encoding AMP deaminase — protein: MDAHAVHLAMAALVGASIVAVSAYYMHRKTLTQLLEFARTVEPEGVSDDGDSPVHSKRRRGGSKRRGNGGYRRGSGSLPDVTAISGGLDGNGLMHVEGIPAGLPRLHTLRDGKSANTGSFKKNILRPTSPKSPAASASAFESVEGSDDEDDLTDGAKLDATYLHTNGNASGEGKNPYETMSNHVNTNGEQMAITASSMIRSHSISGDLHGVQPDPIAADILRKEPEQEIFARLRITPMEAPSPDEVESYVILQECLEMRKIYVFQDAVAPWEKEVISDPCTPKPNLDPFIYTPEAKSDHFFEMQDGVIHVYPNRNSKEELFPVADATTFFTDLHQILRVIAAGNIRTLCHHRLNLLEQKFNLHLMLNADREFLAQKSAPHRDFYNVRKVDTHVHHSACMNQKHLLRFIKSKLRKEPDEVVIFRDGTYLTLKEVFESLDLTGYDLNVDLLDVHADKSTFHRFDKFNLKYNPCGQSRLREIFLKQDNLIQGRFLGELTKQVISDLEASKYQMAEYRLSIYGRKQSEWDQLASWIVNNELYSENVVWLIQLPRLYNVYKDMGIVTSFQNMLDNIFIPLFEVTVDPNSHPQLHVFLKQVVGLDLVDDESKPERRPTKHMPTPAQWTNVFNPAYSYYVYYCYANLYTLNKLRESKGMTTIKFRPHSGEAGDIDHLAATFLTAHNIAHGINLRKSPVLQYLYYLAQIGLAMSPLSNNSLFLDYHRNPLPLFFLRGLNVSLSTDDPLQIHLTKEPLVEEYSIAASVWKLSSCDLCEIARNSVYQSGFSHALKSHWIGKEYYKRGPNGNDIHRTNVPHIRLEFRETIWREEMQQVYLGKPIIPEEIEK